TTTTTGTTATCGTCAATATCATTTATTTCCACTTATCTGCAGCGCGATCTGGTTTTTGTTTTTTTCATGATCACAGTAGTATTGATCTCTGTGAGATTCCGAAACAATAACACAGCGATATATTCTGCTTTATTACTTGTTTTTTTATACTTATTATTCTATGCACTCAGCCCTTTTTATGCAGATGAAATTGATATGAAAAGTTACGTTTATTATCGGCACATCACTTATATAGCTCCTTTAATTGCGATGATCATGATATATGCGTTTGGTCGATTTAAAAGCCTTAATTTGTATTTACTGATACCCTTTTTATTAATTTGCGGAACCGGTAGCATAATGCTGATAACGGAAACAGAAACCAGAACTAATACAACTTATGATGCCGCCGGCTGGGTACTTGCACAAAAATATGGTGATGATGTGGAGAAATTAATGTCAATACATGCTATTGCACCGGAAAATGAAAAAAAAGAATTAATGTCAGGTTATGGTTGGGGATTAACAGCGGTAATTTTAAATGACAAATCTGGAAATGACAGTATGAGTGTAAATCAACTATTATTGATTTTAAATAAATTCCCTTCTGTTCAACAAGAATTGCTGTACGAAGGAGTAAATCATGCTTTCAATAAAAACATCACCCCACAACTTGATCCACAACTTTTAATATTGTTAGAAAAAAAATGGGAGATTAAATAAAGTGCCCAGGGATAATTATCCTATCTACTTAGATATCCATCCCTGCTATATTACAAATCACCACTTTCTATGACCCTAGTTAGTTACTGCTTATCGCTTTACTTATAACTTTATACTGTAAAATTAAATATATGAAAGCCTTAAGATCAGGATTGATTTTAGGTGCAATGGTTTTGGTAATTCTAGTTTCGCCTCAATGTAACATTACACCTTCGCTTAATGAAATAGACAATTTTCAAACAATAGATTTACGGGAATCCTTTGGTGATATTCCATTAAATGATCCGGAGAGTTTTACATACAATGGAATCAATTCCGGATTGTATCCCTGGGGAAATCAATTGATAAGCAATAACTACAAAACGAATTACATAAATACTTCAAAAGCCATACGCCCGCTGAACAGTTCCGGATTGCAAGCCAAAGATGGAAAGATTGCAATTTTGGGTATTGGCGGAAGCAATCAATTTATTGTGTATAACGGAATTAAAAATGCCTGGCTGAATGATGTGGGCTTTGGTAAAAAACTGGTATTTATAAATGCAGGAACAGGAGGAAAAGATCTGCCGGATATTATTGATCCGAACGCTTCCTATTGGTCAAGAATAAAAAAAATATTGGATAGTAATTTCGTAACCGCGTCACAAATACAAATTGTTTTTTTGCATTGAAGACGATTTTAAAAATTCTGATACTTCATTTCAAAGGGCCTATTCCATCAGGGATCAATACATAAATTTGCTAAATACAATAACCATTAAATATCCCAATGTAAAGTTGATATTTATTGGTGACCGAGGATATAATGGATATGCAACACTACCAAAATACAATGAGCCCAGAGGGTATTTGAATGGATGGGCAGTTAAATTTTTAGTGGAAGATTATGTTAATGGGATGTTACCGCAATATCCTTTCATAAATTGGTTAGAGTATTACTGGGCAAATGGTGCAGAACCCCGATGGGACGGATTAACCTATCTTCAAAGCGATTTTACTGCACCGGAATACACACATCTTACACCTGAAAAAGCTAATGCTTTAGGATTAGTTACACATGGTAAATTAAAACAGGATGCGGGTGCGATGTATTGGTATAAATAGATGTAAAATAAGTATGTTATCAATTTTGTCTTATGATGTTAGTGTATTTTATACACTAATAGGAGGAAGTTCAAATCAATTGCACATTTTACAATAAAAATAAAAAAGCGCAGTATATACAAAATACCGCGCTTTAATTATTTCAAGCAGTTTCTTAATGTGTTACTATAACTTTATCTGATGACAATAATGCACCATCTGAATTAAATACCTGCAAAAAATAAATTCCTTCCGATAAATGTTCTGTGGAAATTGTTTCTTCAATGGAATTTAATTTTTTAGTTTCAATAAGTTTACCTTCCAAATTAGTAAAAACGCAATATGCATTTACAATATTAGTACCCGTAGCAACATGAATTATTTCGTTTGCAGGGTTCGGATATACCATAATATTATTTTCGCCATTTAAAAATTGCACCCCAATTCCCTCTACCTCAAATGCGAGATCATCTAAAAAGAATATTGAACCAAGAGTTCCATAACTTGCCTGACCTGCAATTATTGCTGTGTCGGGGTTTCCGGCTAACAACCAAAATATGTCTGCTTCAAACAATGTCCATTCTGATACCGTGGCAATTGTGCTAAAAGTAGCTGTTCCTACCAATTCGAAATCGCCGGCAATTACACTTCCACGTGTAAATTCGGCATAAATTACTGAGGAGTCGCCAACTACGGCTGGGTTATGTTTATAGTAACCCAAAAATGTATTTGGTCGTTCTGTATAAGGGAAACCTATAGTTAACCCAAATGTAACAAGATCAAGTGATGCAGAAATTATTCCTCCATCCTGAATATCTCCTTCGGCATTCAATTTAGTAATAAGTTTAACTGCAAAGTCACCCGAATGAGTGTCAGTTGATTTTTCACAGGAAACAGAACCGGGAATACCCTCAACATTGTCGGAAACATAACCATCAGGATCTTCGAACATTCCTAAAACATTGGTCCAGCTTTCGAAACCACCGTTAGGCACTTGCGACCACGCTGATGAAATAATGAGAGTGAAAAGAATAAGTGTGGGTAGATTTTTTTTCATGTTTTTTAGTTTAGAATATGAAGATCGGGATTAATTTTTAGACCGCCAATGATAATAATCCATGTATGTTTAAATTCTTAAATCGCAATGGGTTTTAACTATGCTTTTATTCAGGTAATCGCCCATGTACAGAGGTTTTTTAAACATTTTACACAGTAATTCAATTAAAATAACCAAAAAACAGGACAGCATTCAAAATTTGGGAAACAGTTAATTGTACTGCATTACTGCCTGAAAACTAGTCACTTATGGTCAATGCCTTTTCAATTCCATGCGATGGAACTCAAATTATTAACATCAGTTAGTATTTCAAATTCACCCGTGGCTGAAAAGTGCCGTATTTTAGGGACGCCAAATAAAACAACACACATGGTAAAACCCGAACTTAATAAAAAACTGATCGCCTATTCTTTGTTCGCAAATGCCTCCTTAATAGCAGGAAATGTAGCAAATGGACAGGTTGTGTATGTTGATATTAATCCGGACGTTGTGTTAGATGTTGCCGGGGAAGAATATTTACTTGATATTGATGCAGATGGTGAGGCGGATTTTCGTTTTGTGAATACCTCCTTTTTGGTCCCTTCAGCACCTACATTTACCTATACTTCCAATATCAGTTTTATGCGACAGGATCTGGCTGCGGGTCCTGAAATTTCTCAAAATGCCATTGCAGGTTTGTCGGATTATATTGAAGCTGCATCCGGTGGTTTTACGCGATATTATCCATATCGCATGAATAAAAATAATATCATCGATTCAAGTCTGAGCTGGCAAAATCCCGAATCACAAGTGTTAGTTGTGAAGGAAGTTATAAATAGTAATGAACAACCGGTAAATTCCGGTGGTTATTGGATAGGCGATGCTATTGACAAATATCTTGGGATTCGTTTTAAGGATGAAGATAATGAAAAACATTATGGTTGGGTGCGCTGCGATGTTTTAAATGATGGGCGCACACTTATAATAAAAGATTATGCAATTGAACTGGAAGCCAATCAGGCAATTCGTGCCGGATCACAATTGGCGATCAATGATAATGTAATGGAAGCAAATGTATTCTTTGACCAGAATATGATCCATGTTATTTTCACAGCACGCCCTGAAGAATATGTTCAATTCAGATTATTTGATCTATCGGGAAAACAACTTTTTCAAACTCAGATCATAGATCAGGATATTAAATTGGAAGTGGACCTGATGCCGGGCATATATGCAGTAAAAATGACCTCCTCTACGGTTGATCATGGTAGTACTCTATTTATAAAATAATTGAATTTAATTCGGTTTTCATCCTACTAAAGGGAAAAGTATTTCTCTCCGGAAACTTTACACATTTGTAGTTCCAATTATGTATTTTTGGATCATTACTGACAAAATTATTGATATGAAAAGGTATTTAACACTTCTGTCAATTTGTTATATGAGTTTATTTAATATTTTAAGTTGCAAATCGCAGGACTATATAATTCCGCCGCAATATATTGCCGTAAAGCCCTTTCATGGCGGCATTGCAGCCGTTAAAACCAATGATCTATGGGGATTAATAGATAACACAAATACTATGGTCATCACCCCGCAATTCGCTGATATAACTTACTCATCCGAAACTGGATACAGAGTTATTTTTCCTGATGGTAACAAAAAACAATTGGTGTTGGAAGATGTAGATCCGGGTTATACTTTATCCGACATTTCTGAAAAAAAATATTATTTTACCAAACATGGGAATTTACAATTAATCAGTAAAAATAATTTGGTAGGAGTAGCAAAGGAGGATGGCACGGAATTAATATCACCACAATTTGACGAAATTATTTATTTAGGACAGGATCTGTTTATCTGCAAGGAATATGGGGAAGGCGATTTTCTGATTAACGATAATGGTAAAATACTATTTCATGAAATTATGGGAGAAATAATTCCTGAAATCAGTTACGATAGAATTCAATATAGAGGCAACGATAAATCAGGAATGATCGACACTACAGGCAGAATATTAATGGCTAAAAAATATTGGAGATTTATATTTGCGGGCAATTGTATAGCCTGTACAGAAGGCGGAAAACTAGCACTAATTAATAATAAAGGAGAAAAATTAAGCGAAGCTATCTATGATGAAATAATTCCACTTTCAGAAAATAGTTTTATTGCATTAAATACTGATAATGGCAATGGAACCATTTATGATGCTGAAGGTAATATTGTTGTAACCAATATATTTATTGGTGATGGGCGGATCGTAGATGGACTGTTACCTGCTAAAAATCAAGATGAAAAATATGGATATATTGATGCAAGTGGAAAAAATATAATTCCATATACCCATTATTATGCCGCAACATTTTTTGAAAATGGAACAGCCGTATTTGGTGAAAAAATTGCAGAATTCGAATATGCCACGGGATTAATTGATAAAACGGGTACAATAATTTTACCCGCTGAATATCAACAGATATATTATAAGAATGGAATTTATACCGTTATTAAGGATGATAAATTTCAACTTCTCGACAATTCATTACAAGCTGTAACACCATTATTTAGCGAACCCATCGAATATTTAGGGCATAACATTTATGCAACCTATAAAATGAAAACTAAAATAGAATACAATAACCCAAGTATTTGGTTTGGTACAAAGGGAGGATTTAATTTATACAAGGAGGGAATTGTAACCGGAATTTATACGCTAAAAGGAAAAAAACTGATAGATGGAAGTGATTACGACCCAAAAGAAGCTCTTCCGGAATGTTCTGAGGGTTTGATAGCAATTAAAAATAAAGGAAAATGGGGTTTTATACCCTGTGATCAATAAATTTTGTAATTGCTCAACATACTTCACCAATTTTGTCCAATTAACGCAGGTTCGTTCGTCATTATGGAAACTTAAACAAAATGACAACTAAACAAATTGCTGATCGCCTTGTAGAGCTTTGCCGCAAGGGTCAGGTTTTGGAAGCCCAAAACGAATTGTACGCCGACAGTGCAAACAGTATTGAACCCGAACACTCTCCTATTCCTTCTGCCACCGGAAAAGTTGCGGTATTGGAAAAAGGCAAAAATTTCGCCGCAATGATTGAAGAGCGCCACGGAGGATCGTTTTCTGACCCAATAGTTGCCGGTAGATATTTTTCGGTTGCTATGGTGCTTGATGCTACATTTAAAGGACAAGGAAGAATGGTTTTGGAAGAAATCTGCCTGTATGAGGTAAAGGATGGAAAAATAATATTAGAGCAGTTTTTTTTCTGAACAAATCTGTAAATTTTACACATCAGGTTGAAATTCTTCTTCAACCTGATGTTTTTATTTTAACTCAGGGAGTTTACTTTTTCTTAATAAATTGATTTAAAGTTCCTGTATAAATTTATTACATATTTGTAGTTGTAATAAATTAATCAAGGTAATATCTCATAATCTGTGAATTATATAATAATATTATGAAATTACATTTAATATCAAATAAATTAATTGTTGCATAATTATTGGAAAAACAAAATACACTCGAAATATTAGACCAAAAGGAAAAAATACTTACCAACATTTTCATTAAAAATAAAAATTATTATTTTGTGTAAAATGTAATTCACTTACATAATTTCTAATTACACTAATTTAATTTCGCATCAATTACCGCGCTATGGCTCAGTTTCACCGCTATTGTAATTTTAATTAAGAATAAAATTGCGTGTATTGACGTATAATTTTTAACAT
The genomic region above belongs to Bacteroidota bacterium and contains:
- a CDS encoding T9SS type A sorting domain-containing protein gives rise to the protein MKKNLPTLILFTLIISSAWSQVPNGGFESWTNVLGMFEDPDGYVSDNVEGIPGSVSCEKSTDTHSGDFAVKLITKLNAEGDIQDGGIISASLDLVTFGLTIGFPYTERPNTFLGYYKHNPAVVGDSSVIYAEFTRGSVIAGDFELVGTATFSTIATVSEWTLFEADIFWLLAGNPDTAIIAGQASYGTLGSIFFLDDLAFEVEGIGVQFLNGENNIMVYPNPANEIIHVATGTNIVNAYCVFTNLEGKLIETKKLNSIEETISTEHLSEGIYFLQVFNSDGALLSSDKVIVTH
- a CDS encoding WG repeat-containing protein, whose protein sequence is MKRYLTLLSICYMSLFNILSCKSQDYIIPPQYIAVKPFHGGIAAVKTNDLWGLIDNTNTMVITPQFADITYSSETGYRVIFPDGNKKQLVLEDVDPGYTLSDISEKKYYFTKHGNLQLISKNNLVGVAKEDGTELISPQFDEIIYLGQDLFICKEYGEGDFLINDNGKILFHEIMGEIIPEISYDRIQYRGNDKSGMIDTTGRILMAKKYWRFIFAGNCIACTEGGKLALINNKGEKLSEAIYDEIIPLSENSFIALNTDNGNGTIYDAEGNIVVTNIFIGDGRIVDGLLPAKNQDEKYGYIDASGKNIIPYTHYYAATFFENGTAVFGEKIAEFEYATGLIDKTGTIILPAEYQQIYYKNGIYTVIKDDKFQLLDNSLQAVTPLFSEPIEYLGHNIYATYKMKTKIEYNNPSIWFGTKGGFNLYKEGIVTGIYTLKGKKLIDGSDYDPKEALPECSEGLIAIKNKGKWGFIPCDQ
- a CDS encoding nuclear transport factor 2 family protein, with translation MTTKQIADRLVELCRKGQVLEAQNELYADSANSIEPEHSPIPSATGKVAVLEKGKNFAAMIEERHGGSFSDPIVAGRYFSVAMVLDATFKGQGRMVLEEICLYEVKDGKIILEQFFF